From Camelina sativa cultivar DH55 chromosome 5, Cs, whole genome shotgun sequence:
aaaaaatttattgaaagactatgctttgttttttttagactattatattgttttattttcaataatttatatcatttctaaattcttttacatttattttacttaaattcTTTTTAGAAAAACCGCTAATTTCAATCTCACCGTAAGCCCCGATTAGTCTGAAAACGGCACTGgttatatatacaagtttttaaaaaatattattattttaatattgggTCTTGACTCTCGAATAGAAATCAAGCAGCAAATTTATATAACTACTTTATTTCGTAACAAAGTACATTACAACAAGCCacgtaaaaatatatatattgcaaaccTTACAAATATTACAACAcatatgtttggttttatttcgtaaacaaaattcacaaaagagagaaattcAAACAAAGTTTTGTGGTTGTGAAGTTGATCGTTATCTTTCTCACACCAACATTCATCATTCAccaataatattttcttcttggTTCCCATGATCCAACATAGCTACCTGCTGCGTCAAGAGCATCTAACTGTAGTTGATGTATTATCGccatctctctcatctctttctcaGCCTCCATCAATGACTTTATATGTGAAGTCGATGAGCTtgattctccttcttctttttcttctcccttctttGGCTCAATATCTTCATATGATGTGCATGAATGTACATGCGTCCCATAGTCGCATTCTTTGCAATAATACACCCAAAGTTTCTCCGACATATCTTCTTCGCAAACATCACATATGAACATCATACCGTCTTCACGACCTTTGCAAGGTGTATTGTAAAGTAGAGTGAGTGGATGTTCGTGATCGTCACGCTCCACGTTCTCGGGAACAAACGCACATCCCACGTGAATATGGTACTTGCACTCCGAGCAATGGTAAGTGAAAGCAGATCCGTACTCACCGCATGCATCACACGTGTAAGTAGATAGACCATTCGGTGGAGAATAGAGCAGCGCTAAAGGGTGATTCGGGTGAGACTTGTGTTGAGTCTCACCGCGAAGGTCGAAACATGATTTGTGCAAGATGTAATCGCACTCTGACTTTGTGCACTTGAAAGCTTGCCCAATTAGCTCATGTTCGCATCCGGAGCAAATGATCTGATCTTCTTCTTGGGATTTGAAGACCCGTAACGGATGATTATGACTTGTGTGTCTCACCGATGAACGGTTGATCGGATTATCCCTAGTTTTTCCTAAACccatatttttcttgatatatatgtttttgaggGATTCAGAGGCCTTGTGGAAGAATTGCTTTggaaactatatatacaaaaaaactaaagttattGACCAAGTTGTAACTTAGCTAACTATATaaggtttttatttataaaagagaGTTGACCTTTGagttacaaaaacatatattctaAGTAATATCAGATTTAGGTAGCAACATGTGTATTATATATAGGGTTTAACTAGGTCAAATCTTTCCCACTCAATGCGTAAGTGAGTTATCTTTGCAACCTCCATTGAATAAGAGAGAACATATTTATAAACTCTTTTAGTTGTGAGGATGACTAGGTAAGGGTTAATACTATTGACCAAGGAACTTCGTGAGGAATAATCCTAAGTTTAGAGAAATAAGAATTTTAAATTCAGGATAGTTTTGCGATTGTTTTTGTCAGGAATACCGAAGTTTAATCTTCGAGAATTGTTAAATTTAAGAGAGAAATGTGCTCAGTTCCGTGATTGGTTAAGAAGGCGGAAGAAAGAttttagggggtgttattcaaCCTTGTATTTTAATGGAGTTGGGTGTATTTCAAAATCCAGCGTTATTCAATTAAGTATtctaaaaaatacaataaaatttggtgttattggattaaacaTTTGTTGGATGATTTTAAAGCACTTGTAAAATTGTTGTTATTCTATTTCCAATGGATTTTGTTTCACTTTAGATTTTAACGTAATTTACATCCAAAACAGGAACAAACACAATCCTAACAATTTTTGAAGTATTTCATCTCTCAGACTTCTCATGAGTATCTCATCGACTCATGCTAAGCGGAGAAACCGCCGCCGGAGCTCACCCTGAAACCGCCGTCCTTACAATGTCAAGGATCTGTAAGGAAGCAGAGGACTTCCTTGATTACGACACAATGCACAGTCTATGTTTCCTTGCCGTTGTCCCCTATTGAAAGCTTAGCCGCTTCAGCTGTTTCGACGGATAGGAGTCTATGTGCGGCTGCGATTGTGGTTCCCACCAAGGGAGGTTACACGGTGGAGATTGTGGCGAAATACAGGCCGAGCGTTCCGATTCTATCTGTTGTTGTGTTGTGCCGGAGATTACTCGCACCGATGGACTTCGAACAAGGACTCGACGGAGGAGACGATTAGGTCCGccattttaataatttagtttattaatgTGGTTTTAATTCACAACCCAATTTATGGAtaagttctattttttttatttaccttcaaaagtaaaaaaaagtccACTAGTAATGACTttcaaaaccatcaataatgtttt
This genomic window contains:
- the LOC104786891 gene encoding uncharacterized protein LOC104786891, giving the protein MGLGKTRDNPINRSSVRHTSHNHPLRVFKSQEEDQIICSGCEHELIGQAFKCTKSECDYILHKSCFDLRGETQHKSHPNHPLALLYSPPNGLSTYTCDACGEYGSAFTYHCSECKYHIHVGCAFVPENVERDDHEHPLTLLYNTPCKGREDGMMFICDVCEEDMSEKLWVYYCKECDYGTHVHSCTSYEDIEPKKGEEKEEGESSSSTSHIKSLMEAEKEMREMAIIHQLQLDALDAAGSYVGSWEPRRKYYW